A region of the Roseovarius nanhaiticus genome:
TGCCGTTCTTGGATACCTCGAAGCCGATCGTGTAGACCACGACACCCTTATTCTTAATCGCCGTGCAGATGTTCTGCATCTGGACGTTCTTTTCCGTGCCGGTCACGCGGTTCGTTTCGCTTTCGAACTCATCTTCAGGATCAGCATAGTAGATGGTGTCGTTCACATAGTCCGGGCTCATCAGGCCCCAGGCCTTTTCCCAGCTCAGCTGCTCTACGCTTTTGAAGTCCTCGTGGCTTTGAAGATTGGCGAATTCCCAGTTCTCAATGCGCTTATCCTGCTCGAGGTCGCGGTAGTAATCATCCTCGGGATCGTAGAGGTAATAATCCGACCAGGTCACGGATTCGTAGACGCATATGATACTGTCATAGTAGTTGCACTGCCACTCGGAGTAGCCTCTGTAGGCAGAGTTGTGCTTCCAGTAGGCATCCTTGAACACCTCCTTTTGCCACGTGATCTTGTGCAGGATTGAGTTTGGACCGCGAAAGCTGCTGTCCTCCGGAAACTGGTTAGAATAGGTATTCTGGCCGTCTGTCATCAGAACGATGACTTTCAGGGTTTCTGCCTCATTGAAGGGTGCGGGAACGACGCCCACCAGATCGTCGACAACCGGCACGTCGACCCCGCCAACCTTCACCTTGATTTTGTTCAAATCTTTTTTGACATCCTCGAATTCCGGATCGAGCAGGGCCGCGCCCCATTTCATTCCGATATTGGCAGAGGTGTTTCCGGCCGCGGTAAGCGCTTTCAGCTTGTTGTGCAGGTCCGTTTCGCTGATCGAATAGGGCAGGATCTCGGAACTCGGTTCGTTGAAACAGGTGCGATATTCATCGTCGAGCTTGCCAAAGCCATCGTGCTCTTCGGAAGTGTAGATCAGCTGCAGTTGCTGCACATCGGGGTTGATGGCGGTCTGCGAGAAATCACTATCCGAGAACTGGAGGCAACTGGAATGATCCTGCCGAATATCAACATCGAGTGACTCAATGATGTTCTCGCCCGGCGACACGTCCCAGCTGAACGGAACCAGCGAGATCACGGCGTCGCCCCTGTTCGAGCTGTTGAGAATGGTGGTGACGAATTTCTTGCCGGCGGCCTCCAGATTGGTCAGGCGAGTGCCCTTCATCGAACCGGAGACGTCCAATACCATCGACACTTCCAGCTTGGGCACGCGGCGCTCGGCCTGCGATGCGGCGACTGCTGACAATTCCTTGACGCCCGCCAATTTCATCAGGTGGGTGTCCAGCTTCATCGAGGCGCTCGCCTTGACCTTGCTGGTGTTCAGGGTCTGCACGACGTCGTCGTCCCCGCCCTCGCCATCGTCGTCGATTTCATCGAGGTACTTCGACATCTCGGCCTTGGCGAAGTAATCTTCCACGATAGCTTTGGGTTTGGTCCCGAAGGGCGCGCCCGCCGCGGCCAGCACGGCCGTGTCCAGCGTGTTTTGCAGTTTCGTGCGTTCCATCTCGTGGCGCATGACGTCCACGGCGACCCCGCCGGCAATCAACATCATTACAAGCAAAAACAGCGTGAAGGCCACGACTGCGCCATCCTCGTCCGCAGCCATGCGGCGGATATTATGGCGCTGCACAATGCGGGCCATGGTCCGGATCGTTCTGATCTTGGAGCTTATACGTGTCACTTTGGTTACCTCGCGAAGCCATGAAATGGCGGTGCCGACTCGGAATGCGTCGCAAGTTTTATGATCCGGCACTGTGGCGGAATTGGGGCCGAAAACAGAGTAAATAAGTTAAAATTGCTATATTTTGGCGACAATCGGCGCGATCTTGCGCCAGTGTTTCCAGGTGCGCGCCAGCGCGCCACAATGTCGACATCCGGTCGGAGCGTGCTGGATGTGTGCCGCCGGGTTCGGGTGGACAAAAATTCTGCAGCCATTAACGATGTGTTTGCGAAATGCAATTTACATGGACGGTACCCGGCGCAAGAGGGCGCAGGCCCGCCCTGGGAGGATAGCGATGACAGCC
Encoded here:
- a CDS encoding Tad domain-containing protein, yielding MARIVQRHNIRRMAADEDGAVVAFTLFLLVMMLIAGGVAVDVMRHEMERTKLQNTLDTAVLAAAGAPFGTKPKAIVEDYFAKAEMSKYLDEIDDDGEGGDDDVVQTLNTSKVKASASMKLDTHLMKLAGVKELSAVAASQAERRVPKLEVSMVLDVSGSMKGTRLTNLEAAGKKFVTTILNSSNRGDAVISLVPFSWDVSPGENIIESLDVDIRQDHSSCLQFSDSDFSQTAINPDVQQLQLIYTSEEHDGFGKLDDEYRTCFNEPSSEILPYSISETDLHNKLKALTAAGNTSANIGMKWGAALLDPEFEDVKKDLNKIKVKVGGVDVPVVDDLVGVVPAPFNEAETLKVIVLMTDGQNTYSNQFPEDSSFRGPNSILHKITWQKEVFKDAYWKHNSAYRGYSEWQCNYYDSIICVYESVTWSDYYLYDPEDDYYRDLEQDKRIENWEFANLQSHEDFKSVEQLSWEKAWGLMSPDYVNDTIYYADPEDEFESETNRVTGTEKNVQMQNICTAIKNKGVVVYTIGFEVSKNGTAEKQLKKCASSEAHYYPAKGINITDAFSSIASNVVNLRLTQ